The nucleotide sequence ATCCCAAATCGAAGGCCCGATCGCTGTCAAGCATCATGTTTCATCGAAATTCATAGATTTTCTCATAGCAATAGCACTTTTAATTTGCTCCAAGATACTTGAGGTATCAGTTATTAACTCCTGTTCCGTAAAGTGCAAAGTAACAAATCCTTTCATCGTTTGTTGGATCAACTTACATTTAAATTTAAGTTCATCAGAACTATCCCATTTCTCACCCCTCATATAATTTTCATCTCTACAATAAGCAATAATGTTGTAATGTTCAAACTGTAAGATTGTGCAACTTGCCAAGTTATTTTTGGGTGTATATTTTCCGATCTGCGGCAGAGGAAAATTTTGCCGTTCCATAGATTTTAAAATGTTGATAACTAGAGGAGAAATTTCTGATGGTAATGTAAAATTTTGCCATAATTCCGCATATTCTGAACTTGTTATTGGCTGGCTGATATTATCCTGCACCACAGGCAAATTACCATCCGTTGTGTCTAATCTTACAGACTCGGATAGATCGGGAGCTATAAATGTCTTATAGGGAATTGCATTAATATCCCTATTTATACCTTCCCTGCTTTCAAACTTGGGCACGATAAAATTACTAATTGATTCTTCTATCGCGGTAAATCTTTCAAAAAAAACTTGACTTCTAGGAGTTATTTCTTGAAACATCTCCTTAATCTGCTTAAAATTTTCCTTAAGCTGTCCTAAAGATCCTAAATGATTTTCGTAAGCAGATATCTTATCTTTTAACGTCTGAATTTCCTGTTCGTATTTTAACTGATTGTATTCAAATTTCTGCCGGATATTTATAGCATCCTCTCTGGCAATTTCAGCTTCCGTACTAAGTCTTACTTTTTCGTCATCCCCATAGGGAACGGGGTCTATACCATAAACACTTACTATTTGCAAATTTCGCCATGCAGAACTAGCCAACTTTCCAACAGCAGTCATACCTTTGGTTAAATAAAGGATAAATGTTGAAAAAGAAGCTCCTATTGTAAAAGAGGTAGCTAAATTCAACAACAGGTTAAAATCTCTTGACTGGTTACTTTCCAAAAAAGCTAATGAGGTCAGTAGGAGATCTGCTATAAATACTATCCAGATGGGGGAAAACTTTTTACCTATGAAAGGTAAAAATAATTTTAACTTCTCGTTCAGAATATTTGACTCATCTATCAAAACTGTTATGGGTAGAGTTGCTGTCGCAATAAAACCGAGTAAATTGTTAGTAGGAATTCCAAATACTTTAGCTCTATCTGGGATATTGAATGTAGTTTTAAAGAAGTTATCCAGAATAGCAAACTGGGCGAAACCGAAGAATACTAGCACCACAAATACTAAAGAAAGTAAGATTAACCACAATCTAGTTTCATCGTGGTATTTCTTTTCAAGCCTTGGTATCCTAGAAATAGGTTGGCTCTCTTTACTCATAAATAAAATATCAATGGTTACAGCTTGACAACAAAGATATCTGTAGGGGCTAAGCATTCGGGCAATAATTTGTTGATTGAACCGAAAGATCTTTGCCCGAATGCTTAGCCCCTACACTTATTGGGATGCTCCTGGTGGAAGTGCGTTTAGCTAGACAATCTATGGGTGAAGCTTCGTCGTTGAACCCACCTCTAGTTGTCAGGATTGGTATTACACTTATTGGGAGCGATCGGATCGACTAGATCTTGAGGAACGGAGCAGTAACCAGATTGTGGGCTAGCTTGGTATCCTTGGGCGTCTAGTTGAACTATATTCGGTTCAAGCTCTCTATTGTAGTGTACTCCTCCCCTCTTGTCTATATCATTAAGTTCATTAGCAACGCTAGGAGAAACTTCTTTACCTGGGTAAAAAACTTCACTTCCATTAGGACTGTCCTCTTCAACTGACCGCAAAACTTGAATTAATTCTGGATAATCTGAGAAAGTCCATTTATAAAATCCTCCTACCCGATTCCAGGTATAAGGCTTAATCAATATTTTAGGATTTTTTTCCACTACTTCAAATGGGATTGAAACAAAAAAAACAATATTTTTTACTTCGCTTGAATAAATATCTAAGTTTTTTTCCATACTTAAATTTAGTACTTGTTTTTCGTTTTCAATGCTCCATTTCCAAGCCAAACAGGAATCGTATTTCGTATAGAACCACTGCCCTGCTATCCGATCTATACGTCCGATAAAAAATCTGTTACTTTTATTGGAAATTGTAACTATTGTGGTAATCTTTGGAGCTTCCTGATTTCCTTTTAAGGTGATGGGTTCTCCGGTTTCGGTTTTGAGATTATCGGGAACTGCTAAAACTATTTTTTGAGGCGAACAAGCTCGAACGCTAAAAAATTTATTATAAATACGCTTCTTTGATTGCACGCTAATGGCTTCACCACTTGTTGCTTGTAGCTCGCAAGGATGACTGCGTAATTTAAATCCTAAAAAAATTAAGCTGAAAAATACTATAATTGCTAGGATTCGGGATAAAGTTTTCATGGGGACACTTAGCTTAGCGATGCGATCGCTCTTTGCATTGCCTCTATAGTAGCGCGAACCCTTGCGTAAAGCTAAAACCTACGGCGAAAGCCTCTCCCCCTTGCAGATAATATCGCCAAAATAGAATCAGAATGTATACTAGGCGAGGAACTCTCGCATATACTGGTTCACCAAATGTGGCCGTTCCTGCTGCACCCAGTGACTGCAATTGGGGATGTACTCGATCCGAAAGTCTTTCACATACGCTTCTGTGCCGTAAGTGAGTTCCTTGCCAAGAGCTGTATCGTTTTCTCCCCAAATCATCAGTGTGGGAACTTCCAGAACGCTCCAATCTCGATTTAGTAGTTTCTGGTGGAAAATATTGCGGTAATAGTTCAGCGCTGCGGTAATAGCACCCGGTTTTGCGGCAGCCTGCTTGTAAGCTTCAATATCCGCCTGCGTAAAGGCGTTTTTATCAACAGCCATACCAGTAAAAACAGTTCCAATTGCTCGGTAATGCGATCGCGCTAAGAACAATTCCGGTAGCATAGGAAGCTGAAACAAGAATATATAATAACTGCGTCGCAACTGTTGTAGAGTGCGTAAACCCTCGGCAAATTTGGCTGGGTGAGGTAGGTTCATCACAATCAATCGTTCTACCATTTCGGGATGGGCGTAGGCGAAATTCCAGGCGATCGCACCGCCCCAGTCATGACCGACAAGGACGCATTTTTCGTAACCGAGTCCTTTAATTACCCCCTCAACATCTTTGATGAATTCATCCATCACATAAGCCGATCGATCTGGCGGCTTATCGCTGTCGTTGTAGCCACGCAAATCAAGGGCGACAACCTTAAAATCCTTAGCAAACTCCGGTATCTGATGCCGCCACGAGTACCAAAACTCAGGAAATCCGTGCAGCATTAGCATCAGGGGGCCATCTCCCTGAGTTACGTAGTGCAGCTTTATCCCGTTGCTGATGATGCGATCGTGTTTCCAGCGAGCCTCTGTCACAAACATTTATGTTTCCTCAGTTGTTTTGGTTATATTAACAACTTTAATAATCCAAACATCCCCACAAAAGGGGGATTTAGTATGGATAAAAATTAACTATACCCTGAATAGATTTAATCAACCAATGACTAATCACCAATGACCAATTTTTGATTTATCGCCAATATCGCTGACCTTGCCAAAAGATACCAATAGGAAGACCCATCAACTGAGTGCCTTGCAAATTTACCAGAACAACTGGTAAAGGAACCAGTAACTTCAAACTTAAAACTAAAGCTAAACAAGGAACTAGCGCCCACAAGACATTACCGTTGATTCTCACTTGTGGATAGAACCGCTCAAGTAAGTAAACCGCCATAACCCCTACGCTAGCTGCTACGATAAAAATCATCAATACACCTAAAGGGGGTGCATATAGAATAGATAGCGTGGCACGGATTAGAGAAGAGTATCTCAGTCCTAAATTGAGTAAGAATTCTAGGATAGCAACAATAAGCGTGGTGAGGGCTGAAACTTGGAATAGGGATAGCCAAGGTAGATATTTCAAGCTGCCTAGAGAATCTGACATATAGCAAACAACTCCTAGATTGTTTTAATTATATCCTGACTGACGACTTTATAGTCGCAGGAGCTTTTTGTGACGATGCTTTATCAAGGCAGGCTGACCACCTAAGATCTGGGTAGTTTAATGTTGTCGCTGGTAATTTTGTTCGGGAAGCTTGTATATAACTCAATTACAAACTCCGCCCCCTTACCGGCTACTGAAATACACTTCATCTGCCCGCCATGTTTTTCGACAACAATTTGATAGCTAATCGACAAACCCAAACCAGTACCCTTACCGATTGGCTTCGTAGTAAAGAAAGGATCGAATAATTTTTGGTGTACCTCTTCTGTGATGCCAGAGCCATTATCCGAAATTCTAATCGCTATGTGAGTGGAGTTGATTTTTTCAGTGTGAATCCTAATCTGAGGTTTAGGCGCTTCTTGGCACCCCATTTCCAAGGCATCAATCGCATTAGCTAGCAAATTCATAAATACTTGGTTTAACTGCCCAGCATAACACTCCACCAAGGGCAGATCGCCATATTCTTTAATTACCTCAATGGCGGGACGATCGGGCTTGGCTTTGAGCCGGTGCTGCAAAATTAGTAAGGTACTATCAATTCCTTCGTGAATGTCCACTGACTTCATTTCTGCTTCATCCAAACGGGAAAAGTTCCGTAAACTAAGGACAATTTCCCGGATGCGTTCAGCGCCCAACTTCATGGAAGAAAGCAGTTTGGATAAATCTTCCATCAGGAAATCCAATTCAATGGCTTCTGCTTTTTCATCAATCTCTGGAACAGGATTGGGATAGTTATGTTGGTAAAGACTTATAAGTTCCATCAATTCTTGAGTGTATTGATGAGCGTAGTTTATATTTCCGTAAATGAAATTTATCGGGTTGTTAATTTCATGAGCGACACCTGCGACTAGCTGCCCTAAACTGGATATTTTTTCAGTTTGAATTAGCTGTGCTTGGGTTTGTTGCAGCTTGTGCAAAGCAAGTTCAAGTTGTTCGGCTTTTTGTCTTTCCCTCTCTTCACTTTGCCGTAAAGCCTTTTCGGTAGAAATGCGATCGGCAATTTCATTTTGTAATTGATCGTTGGTTTGCCTTAGCTGAATCGTGCGTTGTTCAACTCTATTTTCTAGCTCTTCATTTGCTTTTTTTAGTGCTTTTTCCGCTCTATGACGCTGACCGTCCATGCTCCCAAGATCTTTAGCATTCCACAAAATCAAAACTGCAAAAACGACAATATTCAATATTCCTAACAAGGATATCGCCATTTCAGCAGTGTAGACGTTTGAGCGGTAACCTGATAACATTAACCAACCGATCGTTGGCGGAATAACAATCGCAGCTGGGGACAAACTTCTAGCCATGATGCCGCCAGCGTCACCGCTAGTCACGGTTGCCATCAATCCTTTGTCCGGGTCGGCAAACAATATGCCGAAGCACAGCAAAATGAATGCTACGGCTGTATGCAGTGCGATCGCTGTATAAGAAGGGCCAGCTTTATAAAAGTACGCATTACCATAGATGTATCCTAAGAAACCCAGTAGAGCGATCGAAAATGCTACTAAAGTAAATGACTGAGCAGGGCGATATTTGGGGCGCGGTATACTTAATAGCAATAGCGCAGAGCCCAGCAATAAAAAATTCAGGGCAGTATTGGGTGCCATCCGACCGGGATTTGCGGTGCTAACAGCGCTTATATCTTCCTTGAAAAAAAGTTGGTCGATGCCGAAGTTTAAGTGAAAACTATACTCAATTAATGTGAGCAGACTAATAAAAATTACGAGGCTAGCGCAGGCCAAAGCCCCGCCACGCAAGTACTTGCGCCTATTGCCACTGTCCTGTTTTTGATGCCACAGCCACACAGATGCTCCACTTAAAATGAAGCAGATAGCTGTGTTTGCTTTCATACTTACCAGTCCCGGCAAGATGCTTTTGAGGATTGTAATATTGAAAATCCAGCCTGTAATGACGACACAACCAATTAGGAAGACAGTAATACCAGCTTTTTTGGAAAAGGATTGCATAGAAGCGATTAGGGCGGGTGTTTTATAAACTTGTAGTGTCTGATAAGAAAGTTTCATGTTCTCGCTCTCAAAGGTTACTGTTTACTATTGAACAAGAAACAAAGTCAGATCTGTGTTCCAAATTATACAACCTATCAAAAAACTGAGCGTTGCTAAACTAGCTGAACTTGCAGGGATGGGGAAATCTACCGTTTCAACGATCGAAACTGGCTCTGATACCCATAACTCCTCAAACCTAAAAAAGTCTCAAGCAACCGCTGGGAATGACTTAGAGGCTATCTCAAAACTCTAGATCCCATGTATTGCCAAGCCTCATAACGGGGATACAGCTTTTTTTAGGTGAGTTAGGTACAGAAATCCCCAACTTCTCTAAGAAGTCGAGGATCTCGCGGCTCTTTTGTTCAAAAAAATAACATTTTTATTCCTCTGCTTCTTTGCTCGAATAGGATAGTATAGCAACTGCCACGGCGGTTTGGTAATTGAGCGGAGTCCAAATGCCCACTTGGTCAGTGCATTTGGACTCCGTTCAATGACCAAAAATGCACTAAGTGCCAAGGCGACTGCTATAAATACAGAAAAGCCTCAAATGCTTTTTACATTCCCCATTTAGTTTGAGAAAAAACTCGATAAGAATCCCCATCATTAATAGACTGATTAGTTAGATTAACATTTTCCATATTGACCAAGTTGTATCGGACATTTTCTGTGTAAATGGTTAATATAATTTTAGAAATCTCCAAAAAATTAATCACCCAATGACATTCTTCTGGCGAATAAGATTCGTAATTCTGAATCAACTTAGCCATACAGACTTCTAAATAAGTACGGCTGGGTGGACAAATTAGAATAATCTTGAGGAGAAGAATTGACAGAGTTAGAGGATTTCCTTGAGAAGCTAAGGAAACAAAAAGCGACGAAGGTTTCCCATCTTTTTCAGTGGTTAAGTATTCAATCACCCGATTACAAGTTTTTAGCAGCAGAGCATCACTTAACTCTTCTTCATTTGATGTTTGATAAAGAAATTCTAGCTTTTTAGTTAGTCCTGTCTTTAGAGCCTCTGCCAATCCTTGATTATCCAAAGAAAATATTAAATATTTTAGCAGGCTTTGCTTAAACGCACTGTAAGTAAGTCGTTGAGTTTGTTTAATAAAAATATTGCCTAAACTTACATAGTTGAAGGCGCTGCGTTTTCCTACAACTTTCTTGATTAAACGCAAAGCTTCATCACCAAGATCTGTAGGGTTCTCTGTTTTTCTATTTTTGGATGAAGCAGAGTGAGAATGAGCTGTGTACATTGCCAAATCGAATTTGAACTCCTCTTGCAACTGTTTTGCCAGTCCTCTAGCAGCTTCCCTCTGCTCGATTAAGTTTTTAGAATTGGTATACTGAGGAGCTAGTAAATAAGAAGTGTAGCGGCTCTTCCAGTGTTCTTTTTCACGATTATCGTATCTGGAAACAAATAACTTGAGTTCTTCGTAGTCTTCGCTATTAATAAAATTATTGAGCCACCCCCTTAGATTTTTTACGCTCACAGATAGGGTGGACTGCCTGTTGGTCAAATTAGAAATAAGTTCAAGTAAATCTTGTGCTGGCTTGTATTTTCTGCTAAAAATCCAGTTATTGAGAAGAATATAAATAGAACGTTTTAAGGTATTTATAAAATCTGATTGCTTATTAGATAAAAGAAGTTCTTTAACAGCTTTTTGTGGTTCTGACTGAAGCAAGCCCACAGGATTAATAAATAAACGTTCAAATTCCGATAAAACTAAGTCTGGTGACTGTTGTTTAACAATATCTAGAAAAAACTGGCAAATTATTTCCTGATGAGTGGTAAGATTCTGCTCTGGATGGTTTGATTTAGTCACTGTTGTTGTCTGTTGAGCATTAAATAAGACATGGCTGAGTGTTGGAGTTTTCATAACTTGCGAGTGCTTAGTTGTGACTTGAGGTTAAAAGCTCTGCTCTAGCATGGCTCTAGGCCGGACTCTTGATTTTAAATGTAATGCTTTTCTATAGAGTACCTGGTGATTGAGGACTTTGATAGAGTATGACAAGCACCTCACGGCTTGGTGAGGCCAGATCCCCTATGACCGTGACGGCAGTCACAAGGGGGTGGAGTCGTAAGTAATTGGTTCAAATTGACTCCGGGACAAGAAAGTCAGTCGATTTTGGATTTTGGATTTTGGATTGGCCTCACGGATTGCTCTCCGTGTTTTTCCACAAAGATCTGATAACTAGCGGTCATGCGACCATTATGGGCTTAATACCAGTAACATGATTAAAAAAACAAGCAGTCCTCCTAAGCATTACATCCTCGTTCTCGCACTTATGGGTATGAGCGGCTGCTCGCTATTATGGCAAAAATCTGCACCATCTCCGGAAACTTTAGCCGTAGCGCAAGAGACACCGGCACCAAAGCCAACGCCCCAAATTATCGTGCAAGCCCAGCCAGTAAAGCCTTTGCCTGGAAGCTTGGACAAAGTGCCGATGTTTAACAGCAATAGTCCAGAATGGTTGAAGACGGAAGGAATTTTACTTTCTACTTTTCCACCAACAGGAAAAGCTGTTGCGGCGGCGCACCTGAACTTTCCTTTTCAGGGAAGGTTCGACTTATTTGTTCACCACCAAACTATCAATCCCAAGGATTTGCAGACGTACTATTTGGGAGTAATTCTGCATAATCCAAGTTCTCAACTGGTTACGGTGGATGTATTGCAGGCGGCGAGTAATTTGACCCAAGAGTCACCTTATATTAAGTTACCGCACTATGTGGAAAATCCCGATAATACTGTTTATGCTGGCCCTGGCGATCGGGCCGTGCATGATGTACTGCAAGGAAAACGACAAGTTGATTTTCCCGCTAAGCTAATTATTCGCCCCGGTCAAAGTGCGATGTTGATGAATCTTCCCATGCCGGTACGGAATTTTGAAAAGCCGCAAAACGGTCGGTCTACGTTAATGCGATTAAGCAGTAGCGGTAAGGTTTATGCAGCTAGTTTGGCGATGTTTGCCAAGCAAAATCCTGATGGTACTGAACGTGCGCCCACTTTAGCCGAATGGCAAGCGCTTCTGGATACAGGTAATTTAGCTAGTCCGCGAGATAAAACGCCTTCTCCTCCACAACAAATTGGCGGTCAATTGATTTACAGTCGCGTTGCAGGTGTGGCGCAAGGTTCTAAATGGGAGGCGTTGTTAGTCGAAGGCCCAGGGGCTAAAGATTTTACTATTCCGCAGCGGGGTAAAGCTGTTTCTTATGCGATCGCAACTTTGCGGGGTGGACGGTTAGGCACCGAGCAAATCCAAACCGCCAAAATGCTAGTGCGCTATCCAGATACAGCTTATGAATCCCACGGAAATTATGCAGTTGAATATAATATAAACTTGCCTCTTTACAACAGCACTAATCAACCGCAAACTGTTTCTTTAACTTTGGAAACACCTTTAAAAGAAGACAGGTTAAGTCGAGGAGGATTAATTTTCCGAAATCCATCTTTTAATTTTCCGTGGTTCCGAGGCAGCGTGCGGTTGCGCTACAAGGACGAGAACAAGCTGGTGACTCGTTACGTGCATTTGTGGCAACCAATGGGTGAGGTGTTGGAACCTTTGGTGCAATTGGGAATGCCACCAGGCGATCGGCGAAATGTACAATTAGATTTTATTTATCCTCCCGATTCGACGCCGCCGCAAGTGTTGACGATTAGAACCGCAGAAAATTAACCCCACCCCCAGCCCCTCCCCGTCCACGGGGAGGGGGGAGCAAAACTCCCCCCTCTGGGGGAGCAAAACTCCCCCCCTCTGGGGGAGCAAAACTCCCCCCCTCTGGGGGAGCAAAACTCCCCCCTCTCCGCAGGCGGAGAGGGGGGCAGGGGGGTGAGGTTTCTTCAAGCTTTTGTTAGTAGAATTAATCTCAGACAAAAACTTTGGCTTCGTATTCAGGCAAATCAATCATTAATTCGTTATTTTCCACATTCACGTCATAGTTACCTGTCCATTCGTGCCAAGTTCCGTTGGCGGGAAAGTTGGGAATTCGGTAGTCAGCTAGATCTTTATCTGAAAAGTTTGCCACAACAACAACTCGCGATCCTTCGTCATTCCAGCGAAGGTAGGCAAAAACTTTGTTCTCTGGATTTTCATGGAAGAAGTCGATGTTTGCAGTTTGGAGGGCTAGATTTTGTTTACGCAGTGCGATCGCACCCTTGAAATACTCAAATAAATTGCTATTAGGGTCATTCTTTAATAATGACCATTTAAGCGGGTTGCTATAGTCTAGACTCAGGGAAGTGCAATCGCCAAACTCTTCGCCCATCCAGATCAGGGGTATTCCTGCTGCCGTCATTAGCACAGCAACCCCCAACTTAACCCGCTTAAATGCCGCTTCCCCAACAATGTTGCGATCGCCTAAGTTTACCAACAAGCGCTTTTGGTCGTGATTGCTGATGTAATTTACCACCTTTGTAACGCCTTCTGGATATTCCTGGCGCTTGGGATCTAGCACTCGCTTGAGTTCTTCTAGATCGAAATTATCGCCAAAAAGATGCGGTATCAAAAAGTGGAAGAAACTGTCGTGCCAGCAAGCATCGATCGGCCCTTTGGGACTTACGATATCAACATTTTCTGGAACGTGCTCGCCAATATTGTAGAAAGGCTTCGCTCCGCCTGCATTTTTGGCTTCTTGCATAAGCCAGTGCAGGAAGTCGAGGTTATCTAATTGTTTTAATGCGTCGTAACGAATGCCATCAATATGGTATTCCTGAATCCAGAACCGTACAACATCACCCATAAAATCTTTTGCAGGACAGGTGTTGCGCTTTTCGTCCCAATATTCGTAGTTAAACTCTGGCCCCCAATAATATTCGTCTTCAGGATGATGGCGATCGTGATAGTACCAGTAATCGCGGTCAATTTGTGCAAGCGGACATTCTTCTGATGAGTGGTTATAAAGCTGGTCGAAAATGACGCGGATGCCTCTAGCATGGCACTCATCAATTAACCGCTTCAAATCTTCCGTTGCACCGTAGTTAGGCTGTGGGGCTAAGTAGTATCTGGGAGTATAACCCCAGCTGTAATCGCCGGGATTTTCGTTTACTGGCATTAACTCGATCGCATTTATTCCCAACTCGCATAAGTAATCCAATTTTTCGATGACATCCTTGTACTGTCCTTGCCCTTTTGGGTCATCATCACCGCCAGAAAAATCTGTAATAAATAACTCATAGATCACTAA is from Argonema galeatum A003/A1 and encodes:
- a CDS encoding HNH endonuclease; the protein is MKLPIAFLPKRLYGKVKRGKDKKPNNLNLLCTSCNKPKHS
- a CDS encoding DUF3370 domain-containing protein, whose translation is MIKKTSSPPKHYILVLALMGMSGCSLLWQKSAPSPETLAVAQETPAPKPTPQIIVQAQPVKPLPGSLDKVPMFNSNSPEWLKTEGILLSTFPPTGKAVAAAHLNFPFQGRFDLFVHHQTINPKDLQTYYLGVILHNPSSQLVTVDVLQAASNLTQESPYIKLPHYVENPDNTVYAGPGDRAVHDVLQGKRQVDFPAKLIIRPGQSAMLMNLPMPVRNFEKPQNGRSTLMRLSSSGKVYAASLAMFAKQNPDGTERAPTLAEWQALLDTGNLASPRDKTPSPPQQIGGQLIYSRVAGVAQGSKWEALLVEGPGAKDFTIPQRGKAVSYAIATLRGGRLGTEQIQTAKMLVRYPDTAYESHGNYAVEYNINLPLYNSTNQPQTVSLTLETPLKEDRLSRGGLIFRNPSFNFPWFRGSVRLRYKDENKLVTRYVHLWQPMGEVLEPLVQLGMPPGDRRNVQLDFIYPPDSTPPQVLTIRTAEN
- a CDS encoding alpha amylase C-terminal domain-containing protein yields the protein MGEEFGDCTSLSLDYSNPLKWSLLKNDPNSNLFEYFKGAIALRKQNLALQTANIDFFHENPENKVFAYLRWNDEGSRVVVVANFSDKDLADYRIPNFPANGTWHEWTGNYDVNVENNELMIDLPEYEAKVFV
- a CDS encoding peptide chain release factor 1; translated protein: MSDSLGSLKYLPWLSLFQVSALTTLIVAILEFLLNLGLRYSSLIRATLSILYAPPLGVLMIFIVAASVGVMAVYLLERFYPQVRINGNVLWALVPCLALVLSLKLLVPLPVVLVNLQGTQLMGLPIGIFWQGQRYWR
- a CDS encoding sensor histidine kinase, with amino-acid sequence MELISLYQHNYPNPVPEIDEKAEAIELDFLMEDLSKLLSSMKLGAERIREIVLSLRNFSRLDEAEMKSVDIHEGIDSTLLILQHRLKAKPDRPAIEVIKEYGDLPLVECYAGQLNQVFMNLLANAIDALEMGCQEAPKPQIRIHTEKINSTHIAIRISDNGSGITEEVHQKLFDPFFTTKPIGKGTGLGLSISYQIVVEKHGGQMKCISVAGKGAEFVIELYTSFPNKITSDNIKLPRS
- a CDS encoding alpha/beta fold hydrolase produces the protein MFVTEARWKHDRIISNGIKLHYVTQGDGPLMLMLHGFPEFWYSWRHQIPEFAKDFKVVALDLRGYNDSDKPPDRSAYVMDEFIKDVEGVIKGLGYEKCVLVGHDWGGAIAWNFAYAHPEMVERLIVMNLPHPAKFAEGLRTLQQLRRSYYIFLFQLPMLPELFLARSHYRAIGTVFTGMAVDKNAFTQADIEAYKQAAAKPGAITAALNYYRNIFHQKLLNRDWSVLEVPTLMIWGENDTALGKELTYGTEAYVKDFRIEYIPNCSHWVQQERPHLVNQYMREFLA